A genomic region of Mesobacillus jeotgali contains the following coding sequences:
- the pdxT gene encoding pyridoxal 5'-phosphate synthase glutaminase subunit PdxT produces the protein MVKIGVLGLQGAVREHIWAIEASGAEGTVIKRPEELSEVDGLIIPGGESTTIRRLIDKYGFMEELKKFAADGKPMFGTCAGLILLANDLVGYDAPHIGVMDVKVERNSFGRQRESFEADIAIAGVAEDFSAVFIRAPHIVEAGENVEVLAKHNDRIVAARDGQFLGCSFHPELTDDYRLMNFFVKMVEETKSKNFA, from the coding sequence ATGGTGAAAATAGGAGTACTTGGCCTTCAAGGTGCTGTGCGAGAGCATATATGGGCAATCGAAGCATCTGGAGCTGAAGGCACTGTCATTAAGCGTCCAGAAGAGCTATCAGAAGTCGATGGCCTGATCATTCCCGGCGGAGAAAGCACTACAATCCGCCGTCTTATTGATAAGTATGGCTTCATGGAAGAGTTAAAGAAGTTTGCTGCAGATGGTAAGCCGATGTTCGGAACCTGTGCCGGATTGATTCTGCTTGCGAATGATCTCGTTGGCTACGATGCGCCGCATATCGGTGTCATGGATGTGAAAGTGGAGCGCAACTCTTTTGGCCGCCAGCGAGAAAGCTTTGAAGCTGACATTGCAATTGCCGGAGTGGCAGAGGATTTTTCTGCCGTCTTTATCCGTGCCCCGCATATTGTGGAAGCTGGCGAGAATGTCGAAGTGCTGGCCAAGCATAATGACAGGATTGTTGCTGCTCGTGACGGACAGTTCTTAGGCTGTTCCTTCCATCCTGAATTGACCGATGATTATCGACTCATGAACTTTTTTGTAAAAATGGTCGAGGAGACAAAGAGTAAAAATTTTGCATAA
- the serS gene encoding serine--tRNA ligase — translation MLDVKYLRANFEEVKQKLQHRGEDMTDFGKFEDLDVRRRELILDAEQLKSRRNEVSQQVAQLKREKQDADHLIAEMREVGDKIKVLDDQLREVEEELEALMLSIPNIPHESVPVGETEDDNVEVRTWGEIRDFEFEAKPHWDIADHLKILDFERAGKVTGSRFVFYKGLGARLERALMSFMLDLHVDEHGYTEVLPPYMVNRASMTGTGQLPKFEEDAFRIESEDYFLIPTAEVPVTNMHRDEILSGEELPINYAAYSACFRSEAGSAGRDTRGLIRQHQFNKVELVKFVKPEDSYEELEKLTGHAEKVLQLLGLPYRVLSMCSADLGFTAAKKYDIEVWIPSYGTYREISSCSNFEGFQARRANIRFRREAKAKPEHVHTLNGSGLAIGRTVAAILENYQQADGSVVIPEALRPYMGNREVIAPK, via the coding sequence GTGTTAGACGTAAAGTATTTAAGAGCGAATTTTGAAGAAGTAAAACAAAAGCTTCAGCACCGTGGGGAAGACATGACCGACTTTGGCAAGTTTGAGGATCTGGATGTGAGGCGCAGGGAATTAATTCTTGATGCTGAACAGCTGAAGAGCAGAAGAAATGAAGTGTCCCAGCAGGTTGCGCAATTGAAGCGTGAAAAGCAGGACGCTGACCACTTGATTGCTGAAATGCGTGAAGTTGGGGATAAGATCAAGGTTTTGGATGACCAGTTGCGAGAGGTTGAGGAAGAATTGGAAGCCTTGATGCTCAGCATCCCGAATATCCCTCATGAGAGTGTACCTGTTGGAGAAACTGAAGATGATAATGTAGAGGTTCGCACATGGGGAGAAATCCGCGATTTTGAATTCGAAGCGAAGCCGCACTGGGATATCGCCGATCATTTGAAAATCCTTGATTTTGAACGTGCTGGAAAAGTAACCGGCAGCCGTTTTGTATTTTACAAGGGATTGGGAGCACGCCTTGAGCGCGCCTTGATGAGCTTCATGCTTGATCTTCATGTCGACGAGCATGGCTACACAGAAGTTCTTCCACCATACATGGTTAACCGTGCAAGTATGACTGGAACAGGCCAGCTTCCTAAGTTTGAAGAAGATGCATTCCGAATCGAGAGCGAAGATTATTTCTTGATTCCGACAGCAGAAGTTCCTGTTACAAATATGCACCGCGATGAAATCCTGAGCGGAGAGGAATTGCCAATCAACTATGCAGCCTATAGTGCATGCTTCCGTTCAGAGGCAGGATCTGCAGGAAGAGATACTCGCGGTTTGATCCGTCAGCATCAGTTCAACAAAGTAGAGCTTGTTAAGTTCGTAAAACCGGAAGACTCTTATGAAGAGCTGGAGAAGCTGACTGGACATGCTGAAAAAGTGCTTCAGCTATTAGGCCTTCCTTACCGCGTGCTGAGCATGTGCTCTGCAGACCTTGGATTTACAGCTGCTAAGAAATACGATATTGAAGTTTGGATTCCAAGCTATGGCACTTACCGGGAAATCTCTTCTTGCAGTAACTTTGAAGGCTTCCAGGCTAGACGTGCGAATATCCGTTTCCGCCGTGAAGCTAAGGCTAAACCAGAGCATGTGCACACACTGAACGGATCTGGTCTTGCAATTGGCCGTACAGTAGCCGCAATCCTGGAAAATTATCAGCAGGCTGATGGAAGTGTCGTCATTCCAGAGGCATTGCGTCCATATATGGGCAACCGGGAAGTTATTGCTCCTAAATAA
- a CDS encoding deoxynucleoside kinase encodes MNLRTKYDIPANAVITIAGTVGVGKSTMTNALADALRFRTSFEKVDTNPYLDKFYADFERWSFHLQIYFLAERFKEQKRIFEYGGGFIQDRSIYEDTGIFAKMHYEKGTMSPVDYETYKSLFEAMVMTPYFPHPDLLIYLEGSIDDILERIKLRGRPMEQQTPITYWEEMHARYENWINNFNACPVLRLNINDYDLFNNPESIEPIVEKIATHIRQTQLLKK; translated from the coding sequence ATGAATCTAAGAACAAAATATGACATCCCAGCAAATGCGGTCATCACGATTGCTGGTACTGTGGGAGTCGGTAAATCGACGATGACAAATGCGCTGGCGGATGCCCTTCGGTTCCGTACATCCTTTGAAAAAGTAGATACAAACCCATACCTCGATAAGTTCTATGCTGATTTCGAACGCTGGAGCTTCCACCTGCAAATCTACTTCCTTGCAGAGCGCTTCAAGGAGCAAAAAAGGATCTTCGAATACGGCGGCGGCTTTATCCAGGATCGTTCGATTTATGAAGATACAGGCATCTTCGCTAAAATGCATTATGAAAAAGGCACAATGTCACCTGTGGATTACGAAACATACAAAAGCCTTTTTGAAGCAATGGTCATGACCCCATACTTCCCGCATCCAGATTTGCTGATCTACCTTGAGGGTTCAATTGACGATATTCTTGAACGCATCAAGCTAAGAGGACGTCCGATGGAACAGCAAACACCGATTACGTATTGGGAAGAAATGCATGCACGTTATGAAAATTGGATCAATAACTTCAACGCATGCCCTGTCCTGCGTTTGAACATCAATGATTACGACTTGTTCAATAACCCGGAATCAATTGAACCGATTGTGGAGAAAATCGCTACACATATTAGACAAACTCAATTATTGAAAAAATAA
- a CDS encoding deoxynucleoside kinase, which produces MEGTPFITVEGPIGIGKTSLARAISERFQFALLKEIVDENPFLGKFYDNIEEWSFQTEMFFLCNRYKQLGDINEHYLSKNKPVVADYHIMKNLIFAQRTLNDQEYKKYLDIYQILTKDMPKPNVIIYLNASLDTLLKRIKMRGREVEKNISPLYLEQLSLDYEQAMLQFEQDHPEIPVLRFSGDDLDFVKNEEDLQLIIDQLTASLRKRSVQP; this is translated from the coding sequence GTGGAAGGAACACCTTTTATAACGGTTGAGGGACCGATTGGGATCGGGAAAACATCACTGGCCCGCGCCATATCCGAACGGTTTCAATTTGCACTTTTAAAGGAAATTGTCGATGAGAATCCATTTTTGGGGAAGTTCTACGATAACATAGAAGAATGGAGTTTCCAGACAGAAATGTTTTTCCTCTGCAATCGATATAAGCAGCTTGGAGATATTAATGAACATTACCTCAGCAAAAACAAGCCTGTCGTTGCTGATTACCATATCATGAAAAACCTCATCTTCGCACAGCGTACCTTAAACGATCAGGAGTATAAAAAATACCTAGATATTTATCAAATCCTGACAAAAGATATGCCTAAGCCGAATGTCATCATTTATTTGAATGCAAGTCTCGATACATTGCTGAAACGCATCAAGATGCGTGGCCGCGAAGTCGAAAAAAACATCAGCCCTTTATATTTAGAGCAATTATCTCTTGATTACGAACAAGCAATGCTGCAATTCGAGCAAGACCACCCTGAGATCCCAGTCCTCCGTTTCAGCGGCGATGACCTGGATTTCGTTAAAAATGAAGAAGATCTTCAGCTGATCATTGACCAGCTAACCGCATCATTAAGAAAAAGGAGCGTACAACCATGA
- a CDS encoding LysM peptidoglycan-binding domain-containing protein codes for MQIHVVQQGQTLTQIAQLYGSSVTDITEANELPNPNNLVVGQAMVIPIVGSFYFVQPGDSLWAISRRFGITPQELARINGISVNQPLSVGFRLYIPQRPKTNAEFNAYVEPRGNTVAPALETAAREAAPYLTYLAPFSFQALRDGSLKEPLLNNFPAIAEANNNILMMVITNQENDQFSDELGRIILNDMAVQDKFLNNIVATAKKYGFRDIHFDFEFLRPEDREAYNAFLRKARDRFKQEGWFISTALAPKTSAAQTGPWYTAHDYKSHGEIVDFVVIMTYEWGYSGGPAQAVSPIGPVREVLEYAISEMPSQKVMMGQNLYGYDWTLPFVQGTIAKAVSPQQAIQIAADNNVPIQYDTRAQAPTFRYTAPDGKQHEVWFEDARSIQAKFDLIKELNLRGMSYWKLGLSFPQNWLLIQDNFNVVKR; via the coding sequence ATGCAAATTCATGTGGTACAGCAAGGACAGACATTGACACAGATCGCTCAATTATATGGGTCTTCTGTTACTGATATAACCGAGGCGAACGAACTGCCCAACCCGAATAATCTAGTTGTAGGCCAGGCTATGGTCATCCCGATTGTCGGCAGTTTTTACTTTGTCCAGCCAGGTGACAGCCTATGGGCGATTTCAAGAAGGTTTGGTATCACTCCACAGGAACTCGCAAGGATCAACGGCATCTCAGTCAACCAGCCTCTTTCAGTTGGTTTTCGCCTTTATATTCCGCAGCGTCCAAAAACAAACGCGGAATTCAATGCTTACGTAGAACCTCGTGGGAACACAGTTGCGCCTGCACTGGAAACAGCAGCACGGGAGGCTGCCCCATATTTAACATACCTTGCGCCGTTCAGCTTCCAGGCTTTGCGGGACGGTTCGTTGAAGGAACCGCTGTTGAACAATTTCCCGGCCATTGCAGAGGCAAACAATAATATTTTGATGATGGTCATCACCAATCAGGAAAACGACCAGTTCAGCGATGAACTCGGACGTATCATCTTGAATGACATGGCTGTCCAGGACAAATTCCTGAACAATATCGTTGCCACCGCTAAAAAATACGGATTCCGCGATATCCATTTTGATTTTGAATTCCTTCGTCCAGAAGACCGTGAAGCCTATAATGCCTTCCTGAGAAAAGCACGGGATCGTTTTAAACAGGAGGGCTGGTTTATTTCCACCGCCCTCGCCCCAAAAACAAGTGCAGCTCAAACGGGGCCCTGGTATACTGCACATGACTACAAATCACATGGAGAGATTGTCGATTTTGTCGTCATCATGACATATGAATGGGGCTATAGCGGCGGACCTGCACAGGCAGTATCGCCAATTGGTCCTGTTCGTGAGGTTTTGGAGTATGCCATCAGTGAAATGCCATCACAAAAAGTCATGATGGGCCAGAATCTTTATGGTTATGATTGGACTCTTCCATTTGTTCAGGGGACAATCGCCAAGGCGGTCAGTCCTCAACAGGCAATCCAGATCGCAGCTGACAATAATGTACCAATCCAATACGACACCAGGGCGCAGGCGCCGACTTTCCGATATACAGCGCCAGATGGAAAGCAGCATGAAGTCTGGTTCGAGGACGCAAGGTCCATCCAGGCAAAATTCGATTTGATAAAGGAATTGAACCTGAGAGGAATGAGCTACTGGAAGCTCGGACTTTCCTTCCCGCAGAACTGGCTGCTCATCCAGGATAATTTTAATGTCGTAAAAAGATAA
- a CDS encoding isochorismatase family cysteine hydrolase, translating into MPKTALLIIDMINDFNFDAGEELAKNTKEIIDPILTLKKSFNEREMPVIYINDHYNLWQADFEKIMDHCSNETSSEIIKKIAPEKNQDYFLIKPKHSAFYGTALHTLLQQLKVDTLILSGIAGNICVLFTANDAYMREYNLIIPEDFIASNDDEDNQYALTMMKNVLSAKTRPSRELDL; encoded by the coding sequence ATGCCAAAGACTGCTCTATTGATCATTGATATGATCAATGATTTTAATTTTGATGCAGGTGAAGAGCTAGCAAAAAACACAAAAGAAATCATTGATCCTATTTTAACATTAAAAAAGTCCTTTAATGAAAGGGAGATGCCCGTCATTTATATTAATGACCATTATAATCTATGGCAGGCCGATTTTGAAAAAATCATGGATCATTGCTCAAATGAAACGAGCAGTGAAATCATCAAAAAAATCGCTCCTGAAAAGAACCAGGATTATTTTCTAATCAAACCAAAGCATTCTGCTTTTTACGGTACGGCTCTTCATACCCTGCTCCAGCAGTTGAAAGTGGATACTTTGATTCTATCCGGAATCGCAGGGAATATTTGTGTTCTTTTCACCGCAAATGATGCGTATATGCGAGAATACAACCTGATCATCCCTGAGGACTTCATTGCCTCCAATGATGACGAAGATAATCAATACGCGCTGACAATGATGAAAAATGTCCTGTCTGCAAAAACAAGACCATCCAGGGAGCTTGATTTATAA
- the tadA gene encoding tRNA adenosine(34) deaminase TadA produces MESQLTQDERFMLEAIEEAKKAGQMDEVPIGAVIVLDGEIIARAHNLRETKQSSIAHAEVLAIDKACQKLGTWRLEDAVLYVTLEPCPMCAGAIMLSRVEKVVYGAKDPKGGCAGTFMNILQDERFNHQSEVVTGVLEAECGALLSDFFRNLREKKKLKKKQAKEELEQHTGIDRG; encoded by the coding sequence ATGGAATCTCAACTTACCCAGGATGAACGATTTATGCTTGAGGCGATTGAAGAGGCGAAAAAAGCTGGGCAGATGGATGAGGTGCCGATTGGTGCTGTCATTGTGCTGGATGGTGAGATTATTGCACGCGCCCATAATCTCCGCGAAACAAAGCAAAGCTCCATAGCCCATGCAGAAGTTTTGGCGATCGATAAGGCGTGCCAGAAGCTAGGCACATGGCGACTGGAGGATGCTGTATTATATGTGACCCTCGAACCCTGTCCGATGTGTGCAGGCGCAATCATGCTGTCCCGGGTCGAAAAAGTGGTCTACGGAGCAAAGGATCCGAAGGGCGGTTGTGCAGGGACCTTCATGAATATACTCCAGGATGAGCGCTTCAATCATCAAAGTGAAGTGGTGACAGGCGTGCTGGAAGCAGAATGCGGAGCACTGCTATCCGACTTTTTCAGGAATCTGCGGGAGAAAAAGAAGCTGAAAAAGAAGCAGGCAAAAGAGGAACTGGAACAACATACAGGAATTGACAGGGGATAA
- the dnaX gene encoding DNA polymerase III subunit gamma/tau has translation MAYQALYRVWRPQQFIDVVGQEHVTTTLQNALLQQKISHAYLFSGPRGTGKTSAAKILAKAVNCEKAPTAEPCNECDACRGITDGSIPDVIEIDAASNNGVEEIRDIRDKVKYAPSVVKYKVYIIDEVHMLSIGAFNALLKTLEEPPKHVIFILATTEPHKIPLTIISRCQRFDFKRITAQAIVGRMKQIVEESGVGCDDKALQIISRAAEGGMRDALSLLDQAISFSQDTVTIEDALTVTGTVSQNFLNQLARAIQERNAAAGLEALEELLLQGKDPARFIEDLIFFYRDMLLYKAAPALEESMERVMLDEDFQELANQVEPAQIYELIEVLNKAQQEMRWTNHPRIFLEVAIVKLCQLENQNPSSNVQVEPLLRRIEQLEEKLEQFQQNPGMAASEPAAAAKKAPRPNRKGFQAPAGKINEVLKSATKTNLHTIKGRWGDLLEMLAANQMRSQAALLNEAEPVAASDEAVVIKFKYEIHCQMAMENTRFTETVSGAMNDYTGKRMQVIGVPEDQWLKIRENFISQRGDGATEGEANAAEDPLIAEAKKLFGDELIQIQD, from the coding sequence TTGGCCTACCAAGCTTTATATCGTGTCTGGCGTCCACAACAGTTCATTGATGTGGTCGGGCAGGAACATGTCACAACGACACTGCAAAACGCTCTGCTTCAACAAAAAATATCACATGCCTATCTTTTCTCCGGACCCAGGGGGACTGGGAAAACGAGTGCTGCGAAGATTTTGGCGAAAGCGGTAAACTGCGAAAAAGCTCCAACGGCCGAGCCTTGCAATGAATGCGATGCTTGCCGTGGAATCACTGATGGGTCAATACCTGATGTCATTGAAATCGATGCTGCTTCAAATAACGGCGTCGAGGAAATCAGGGATATCCGTGATAAGGTAAAATATGCGCCAAGCGTCGTGAAGTATAAAGTATATATCATTGACGAAGTGCATATGCTTTCCATCGGAGCGTTCAACGCCTTGCTGAAAACCCTTGAAGAGCCTCCAAAGCATGTTATCTTTATCCTCGCTACGACTGAGCCCCATAAGATTCCACTCACAATCATTTCAAGATGCCAGCGATTTGATTTTAAGAGGATCACAGCTCAGGCAATCGTTGGCAGGATGAAGCAAATTGTTGAGGAATCTGGAGTGGGTTGCGATGACAAAGCCCTGCAGATCATTTCCAGGGCTGCAGAAGGCGGAATGCGTGATGCCTTAAGTCTGCTTGATCAGGCGATTTCATTCAGCCAGGATACAGTGACAATTGAAGATGCACTCACGGTAACAGGTACCGTATCGCAGAATTTCCTGAACCAGCTGGCCAGGGCGATTCAGGAACGAAATGCTGCAGCTGGGCTGGAAGCTTTGGAAGAACTGCTTTTACAAGGGAAGGATCCAGCAAGATTCATAGAGGATCTGATATTCTTCTACCGTGATATGCTTCTGTACAAGGCAGCCCCTGCGCTCGAGGAATCTATGGAGCGAGTAATGCTGGACGAGGATTTCCAGGAGCTTGCCAATCAGGTCGAGCCAGCTCAGATCTATGAATTAATAGAGGTCTTGAATAAGGCACAGCAAGAAATGCGTTGGACAAACCATCCCCGTATCTTCCTTGAAGTAGCGATCGTCAAGCTATGCCAGCTGGAAAATCAAAATCCGTCCAGTAATGTTCAGGTTGAACCGTTGCTGAGAAGGATCGAGCAGCTCGAGGAAAAATTGGAACAGTTCCAGCAAAACCCTGGGATGGCGGCAAGTGAACCGGCTGCCGCTGCTAAAAAAGCGCCACGTCCAAATCGTAAAGGCTTCCAGGCGCCGGCAGGAAAGATAAATGAGGTCCTGAAAAGTGCTACCAAGACAAATCTCCATACAATCAAGGGACGTTGGGGAGACTTGCTCGAAATGCTTGCCGCGAACCAAATGCGTTCACAGGCTGCATTATTGAATGAAGCGGAACCAGTGGCTGCATCTGATGAGGCAGTCGTGATAAAATTCAAATATGAGATTCACTGTCAGATGGCAATGGAAAATACCAGATTCACTGAAACTGTCAGCGGTGCGATGAATGATTACACCGGTAAAAGGATGCAGGTAATTGGTGTGCCGGAAGATCAGTGGCTTAAAATAAGGGAAAACTTTATCAGCCAGAGAGGCGATGGAGCAACGGAAGGCGAAGCTAATGCAGCCGAAGACCCGCTGATTGCTGAAGCTAAAAAATTATTTGGCGATGAATTAATACAAATACAAGACTAG
- a CDS encoding YbaB/EbfC family nucleoid-associated protein, whose protein sequence is MMRGMGNMQNMMKQMQKMQKKMEEAQVQLGEEKIEGTAGGGMVTVIVTGHKEIVDVQIKPEVVDPDDVEMLQDLVLAATNDALKKAEELSSKTMGQFTKGMNLPGGMF, encoded by the coding sequence ATGATGCGTGGAATGGGTAATATGCAAAACATGATGAAGCAAATGCAGAAAATGCAAAAGAAAATGGAAGAAGCTCAGGTCCAATTAGGAGAAGAGAAAATTGAAGGTACAGCTGGCGGCGGCATGGTAACAGTCATCGTGACAGGTCATAAGGAAATTGTTGACGTCCAGATCAAACCGGAAGTTGTGGATCCTGATGATGTCGAAATGCTGCAGGACCTAGTGCTTGCTGCAACGAACGATGCATTGAAAAAAGCAGAAGAACTTTCAAGTAAAACAATGGGACAATTCACAAAAGGGATGAACCTTCCTGGGGGAATGTTCTAG
- the recR gene encoding recombination mediator RecR: protein MHYPEPISKLIDSFMKLPGIGPKTAARLAFFVLSMKEETVLDFAKALVNAKRNLTYCSVCGHITDQDPCYICEDQRRDRSVVCVVQDPKDVIAMEKMKEFNGLYHVLHGAISPMDGIGPEDINIPDLLKRLQDETVQEVILATNPNIEGEATAMYISRLLKPSGIKITRIAHGLPVGGDLEYADEVTLSKALEGRREV, encoded by the coding sequence ATGCATTATCCTGAACCAATATCAAAGCTGATTGACAGCTTTATGAAATTGCCAGGTATCGGCCCGAAAACGGCCGCTCGTCTGGCTTTTTTCGTATTAAGCATGAAGGAAGAAACTGTTTTGGATTTCGCTAAGGCATTGGTCAACGCTAAGCGCAACCTGACTTATTGCTCTGTCTGCGGCCATATAACTGACCAGGATCCTTGCTATATATGTGAGGACCAGCGCCGCGATCGCAGTGTGGTCTGCGTTGTACAGGATCCAAAGGATGTTATTGCGATGGAAAAGATGAAGGAATTCAATGGTCTCTATCATGTACTCCATGGTGCAATCTCACCAATGGATGGAATAGGACCAGAAGATATCAATATTCCCGACCTATTAAAGAGGCTTCAGGATGAAACAGTCCAGGAAGTTATACTAGCAACAAACCCGAACATTGAAGGGGAAGCAACTGCTATGTATATCTCAAGGTTGCTGAAGCCATCAGGGATCAAGATTACAAGGATCGCGCACGGACTGCCGGTCGGCGGAGATCTTGAATATGCGGATGAAGTCACGCTTTCTAAAGCACTAGAAGGGCGCAGGGAAGTTTAA
- a CDS encoding YaaL family protein, producing MLFRKKKWLRKEFDHKLLEQLDSMKRNWNNQKLLVERSFDPSEEFITEAKIAEAKYFFLFKEAKHRKITIKTK from the coding sequence ATGTTATTTCGTAAAAAGAAATGGCTTAGAAAAGAATTCGACCATAAACTATTGGAACAGCTGGACAGCATGAAGAGGAACTGGAACAATCAAAAGCTACTGGTTGAAAGAAGCTTCGATCCATCCGAAGAGTTTATCACTGAAGCGAAAATTGCCGAGGCCAAGTACTTCTTTCTTTTTAAAGAAGCAAAGCACAGGAAAATCACCATCAAGACGAAGTGA
- a CDS encoding pro-sigmaK processing inhibitor BofA family protein: MDPIVVISVLGGLIFLLLIIGAPTKPLRFIGQNAVKILIGAIFLFFLNAFGTSFGIYVPINIATAAVSGLLGIPGVFALVAIQTWII; the protein is encoded by the coding sequence ATGGATCCTATAGTTGTCATATCGGTCCTTGGTGGATTGATCTTTTTGCTGCTCATTATAGGTGCACCGACAAAACCGCTCCGTTTTATTGGCCAGAATGCAGTGAAGATCTTAATTGGAGCCATCTTTTTATTTTTTCTTAACGCTTTCGGAACTAGTTTCGGCATTTATGTGCCGATCAATATTGCGACCGCAGCAGTCTCAGGTCTATTAGGAATACCTGGTGTGTTTGCGTTGGTAGCTATTCAGACTTGGATTATATAA
- a CDS encoding sigma factor G inhibitor Gin: MGSLLAKNQIGETCVICEQTKSAGIHLYTSFICTDCESIMIKTDTSDPKYKYYVEKLRKVTKPGIYS; encoded by the coding sequence TTGGGTTCGCTTTTAGCTAAAAATCAAATTGGGGAAACGTGTGTGATTTGCGAACAGACGAAAAGTGCTGGCATACACCTGTATACTTCTTTTATATGCACAGACTGTGAGAGCATCATGATCAAGACAGATACGAGTGATCCTAAATATAAATATTACGTAGAAAAGCTAAGGAAAGTAACGAAGCCTGGCATTTACAGTTAA
- a CDS encoding aminotransferase class I/II-fold pyridoxal phosphate-dependent enzyme yields MDQSKTPLYSQLVRHINGSPLSFHVPGHKNGAFFPEEGQAFFNQILKLDATEITGLDDLHSPGGVIFEAEELLRDLYKTDKSFFLINGSTVGNLAMVIAAINEDDVVLVQRNSHKSIMNAIRLAKAKPVFISPEFNGEYGVAAGLSIEGVKSAISQYPNAKALILTYPNYYGLTYDLKTIIDLAHDHGIPVLVDEAHGVHFIAGDYFPASAVELGADIVVQSAHKTLPAMTMGAFLHFQTNRISLSKLKFYLQALQSSSPSYPLMASLDLARLYLGTYSKDDISYLKEEIGKFKKRLQKLTKIRVLQHDDPLKFTIQSSGAWSGFELQSKLESKGIFTELADPYNVLLVLPLLKDGMKHRLLEASEKIAEVVSTMPDGKSKPESKVIHKSISTLEISYREMELQQTEFVLLQESAGRVCAEQIIPYPPGIPLCLPGEIINEEDIKNILFLTRAHAKIQGGENLLAGKLKCFK; encoded by the coding sequence ATGGATCAATCCAAAACACCCTTGTACTCTCAATTGGTTAGGCATATAAACGGAAGCCCTCTATCGTTTCATGTACCAGGGCACAAAAATGGGGCTTTTTTTCCCGAAGAAGGACAGGCCTTTTTTAATCAAATTTTAAAATTGGATGCGACAGAAATAACAGGATTGGATGACCTTCATTCGCCAGGGGGAGTTATTTTTGAAGCTGAAGAATTACTTAGGGATTTATATAAAACGGATAAAAGTTTTTTTTTAATAAATGGATCAACTGTCGGGAATCTTGCGATGGTTATCGCTGCGATTAATGAAGATGATGTGGTGCTTGTCCAGCGCAATTCGCATAAATCCATCATGAATGCTATAAGACTCGCAAAAGCTAAGCCTGTATTCATTAGTCCTGAATTCAACGGAGAATACGGAGTAGCTGCAGGGTTAAGTATTGAAGGGGTTAAATCAGCAATCAGTCAGTATCCGAATGCAAAGGCACTGATCCTAACCTACCCTAATTATTACGGACTGACATATGACCTTAAAACCATTATAGATTTGGCTCATGATCATGGCATTCCTGTATTGGTGGATGAGGCACATGGAGTCCATTTTATCGCAGGGGATTATTTTCCGGCTTCTGCTGTTGAACTTGGGGCCGATATAGTCGTACAATCTGCGCATAAGACATTGCCAGCGATGACAATGGGAGCCTTCCTTCATTTTCAGACGAATCGAATATCACTCAGCAAGCTAAAATTCTATTTACAGGCTCTGCAGTCAAGCAGCCCTTCGTATCCATTGATGGCTTCCCTTGATTTGGCACGCCTGTATCTGGGTACTTATAGCAAGGACGATATTTCATACCTCAAGGAGGAAATAGGGAAATTCAAAAAAAGGCTGCAAAAGTTAACCAAGATTCGTGTATTGCAACACGATGATCCTCTGAAATTTACTATACAATCAAGCGGTGCCTGGTCTGGTTTCGAGTTGCAATCAAAACTTGAATCCAAAGGAATCTTCACAGAGCTTGCAGACCCTTATAATGTGCTGCTCGTTCTTCCTTTATTGAAGGATGGCATGAAGCATCGTTTACTGGAAGCTTCTGAAAAGATTGCTGAGGTTGTAAGTACTATGCCTGATGGAAAAAGCAAACCAGAATCTAAGGTTATTCACAAAAGTATTTCAACGTTAGAAATCAGTTATAGAGAGATGGAGCTACAACAGACTGAATTTGTCCTACTGCAAGAATCTGCAGGAAGGGTCTGTGCTGAACAAATCATTCCTTATCCGCCGGGTATTCCTCTTTGTCTCCCGGGAGAAATAATCAATGAGGAAGATATAAAAAACATCTTATTCTTGACGAGAGCCCATGCTAAAATCCAAGGCGGAGAGAATTTACTTGCTGGAAAGTTAAAGTGTTTCAAATAG